A genomic region of Dermacentor andersoni chromosome 9, qqDerAnde1_hic_scaffold, whole genome shotgun sequence contains the following coding sequences:
- the LOC126528213 gene encoding probable serine carboxypeptidase CPVL translates to MAAMKLACVYKGILVSALALAVCKCCDAQAFSGTTKCAPFSKGQKPSDDLLLHPTNNQISKKSLDEMRAASRVCLPAPGQNLEAYSGYIPVDEGSHSSYMFFLHIKSEEKRVKKPLLLWLQGGPGKSALFGQFLENGPLGIGVANNLYRREHSLLKQFNIIYLDQPVGAGYSFDRKGKYSTSLEEVSIHLMKFLRRFLRIFPEYKGSDFYIAGESYGARSAVGLANKVLTRTPEELPLRFKGVMLGVAFLFPLLDIVNSADYLYCAGLLDDHGRELFAGRFSMIQKLVSAKQYKNAAGLLSQTVFNLQVQGQHSLFTNLTGFLDHGSITSPQKPREVSAYYRYANSPEFKQRIHVRSSRTLDGTRFQMAMQLALNDFFVDQRAVFVDVLNRVPVLFYTAQLDAVFPAVNIYRSFKKLQWRWSEAFNKTQRTPWYRKNKPSLGLLGYLKKVGTLMYATVLFGGHHISLDRSAAVSELYGHFVTFTNQLPSTSQQKV, encoded by the exons ATGGCAGCAATGAAGCTAGCGTGTGTCTACAAAGGTATTTTGGTTTCGGCTTTAGCTTTAGCAGTATGCAAATGCTGTGACGCTCAAGCATTTTCTGGGACCACGAAATGCGCACCATTTTCGAAAGGACA AAAACCGTCCGACGACCTCCTACTGCACCCCACGAACAACCAGATTTCTAAGAAGTCACTGGACGAAATGAGAGCAGCCAGCCGTGTCTGCCTCCCAGCTCCCGGCCAAAATTTGGAAGCCTACTCGGGATACATTCCTGTGGACGAGGGCAGCCACTcttcgtacatgttcttcttgcACATTAAGTCGGAG GAAAAGCGCGTTAAGAAGCCTCTTCTCCTGTGGTTGCAAGGAGGCCCAGGCAAATCTGCACTCTTTGGCCAGTTCCTGGAGAATGGCCCTCTCGGAATCGGCGTCGCAAATAATCTTTATAGGAGGGAGCATAGCCTGCTCAAGCAATTCAACATTATCTACCTAGACCAGCCCGTAGGGGCGGGATACAGCTTCGACAGAAAAGGAAAATACTCTACGTCGCTCGAAGAGGTTTCTATCCACCTGATGAAGTTTCTCAGACGTTTCCTGAGAATTTTCCCCGAGTACAAGGGCAGTGACTTTTACATCGCAGGAGAGTCCTATGGAG CAAGGTCAGCCGTTGGATTGGCAAACAAGGTATTGACGCGAACACCGGAAGAACTTCCCTTGCGCTTCAAGGGGGTCATGCTTGGCGTCGCGTTTCTGTTCCCGTTGCTGGACATTGTCAACTCAGCTGACTACCTCTACTGCGCCGGACTGCTAGACGATCATGGTCGCGAGCTATTTGCCGGGAGATTTTCTATGATACAGAAACTGGTCTCTGCGAAGCAGTATAAGAACGCTGCTGGACTACTCAGCCAAACAGTTTTTAACTTGCAAGTCCAGGGCCAACACAGTTTATTCACAAACCTCACCGGCTTCCTTGACCATGGGAGCATTACAAGCCCTCAAAAACCAAGAGAAGTTTCGGCGTACTATCGCTACGCAAACAGTCCAGAATTCAAGCAGAGAATTCATGTTAGGTCTTCCAGGACCCTTGACGGCACGAGATTTCAGATGGCAATGCAATTGGCGTTAAACGATTTTTTCGTAGACCAGCGGGCAGTGTTTGTGGACGTTCTCAACAGAGTGCCCGTTCTTTTCTACACCGCACAGTTGGACGCTGTATTTCCGGCCGTTAACATTTATCGGTCTTTCAAGAAGTTGCAGTGGCGTTGGTCTGAAGCGTTCAACAAGACTCAACGCACACCTTGGTACCGGAAAAACAAGCCTTCTCTGGGTCTTCTTGGGTACTTGAAGAAGGTTGGCACTCTAATGTATGCTACTGTCCTTTTCGGGGGTCATCACATATCTTTGGATCGTTCGGCAGCTGTAAGCGAATTGTACGGTCACTTTGTGACGTTTACAAATCAGCTTCCGTCCACCTCGCAACAGAAGGTTTGA